A genomic region of Caulobacter vibrioides contains the following coding sequences:
- a CDS encoding Eco57I restriction-modification methylase domain-containing protein, translating into MAQSPALAQQFFPSLCPLAEAVEVLASSGIEERGAIYTRAEVVEFILDLVGYTPDKPIGQQRLLEPSFGGGEFLYAAVSRLIAAYRASKAPNFDQLLNALRAVEVHRETYNQTYAKLLAQLEGLKFSLREARALADTWLVRNDFLLAEHDGEFDYIVGNPPYVRQELIPQVLIDEYRRRFSTIYDRADIYVPFIEQSLAMLARGGVLSFICADRWMKNRYGGPLRKLVSERYHLRAYVDMVDTPAFLSEVVAYPAIFVIANEPGNTTRLAHRPKLDASTLKALATDINATVSQSAAVKEIPVAARGSEPWILEALDTLGLVRRLEAQYPTIEEAGCRVGIGVATGADKAFIGKFDELDVEPDRKVPIAMSKDLATGTLRWGGLGVINPFAPEGGLVRLEQYPKLKLYLEARKEQIARRHVAQKTPANWYRTIDRIYPELVGQPKLLIPDIRGEASIVYDEGACYPHHNLYFVTSANWDLRALQAVLLSGIARLFISTYSTKMRGGYLRFQAQYLRRIRIPNWSDLSMEQRAAVIAAGASKDPKLCNKAVADIYNLSEAESALLFDVGV; encoded by the coding sequence GTGGCGCAAAGCCCAGCCCTCGCTCAACAGTTTTTCCCCTCGCTTTGTCCGCTGGCCGAAGCCGTTGAAGTGCTTGCCAGCAGCGGCATCGAGGAACGCGGCGCTATTTACACCCGCGCCGAGGTCGTCGAGTTCATTCTGGATCTGGTTGGCTACACGCCTGACAAGCCGATTGGGCAACAGCGCCTGCTTGAGCCTTCGTTTGGTGGCGGTGAGTTTCTTTACGCCGCCGTCTCGCGCCTCATTGCAGCCTATCGCGCTTCCAAAGCGCCGAACTTCGACCAGCTGCTAAATGCTTTGCGCGCTGTCGAAGTGCACCGCGAGACCTACAACCAAACGTACGCCAAACTGCTAGCGCAGCTGGAGGGCCTCAAGTTTAGCCTGCGGGAAGCGCGCGCCTTGGCCGACACCTGGCTGGTGCGCAACGACTTCCTTCTCGCCGAGCATGATGGCGAGTTCGACTACATCGTCGGCAATCCGCCGTATGTCCGTCAGGAGCTTATTCCGCAGGTTCTGATCGACGAGTATCGGCGGCGTTTTTCGACCATCTACGATCGAGCTGACATCTATGTGCCGTTCATCGAGCAGTCTCTAGCGATGCTCGCCAGGGGCGGGGTGCTGAGCTTCATCTGCGCCGATCGGTGGATGAAGAACCGTTACGGCGGACCGCTGCGGAAGCTGGTCTCCGAGCGCTATCATCTGCGCGCCTACGTCGACATGGTCGACACGCCCGCCTTCCTCTCAGAGGTGGTGGCCTATCCAGCCATTTTCGTCATCGCCAATGAACCCGGCAACACCACACGCTTGGCCCACCGGCCTAAGCTCGATGCGTCGACCCTCAAGGCTTTGGCGACCGACATCAACGCCACCGTGTCGCAAAGCGCTGCGGTGAAGGAGATTCCCGTCGCCGCCCGGGGTAGCGAACCTTGGATCCTCGAAGCGCTCGACACGCTCGGATTGGTTCGCCGACTTGAGGCGCAATATCCGACCATCGAAGAGGCCGGCTGCCGGGTCGGCATCGGCGTGGCCACCGGCGCGGACAAGGCGTTCATTGGCAAGTTCGATGAGCTCGACGTCGAGCCTGACCGCAAGGTCCCAATCGCAATGTCCAAGGACCTGGCGACCGGGACACTGCGCTGGGGCGGCCTTGGCGTGATCAACCCCTTCGCACCCGAAGGTGGGCTGGTGCGCCTGGAGCAATATCCCAAGCTCAAGCTTTACTTGGAAGCTCGCAAAGAGCAGATCGCTCGTCGCCACGTGGCGCAAAAGACCCCGGCCAACTGGTACCGGACGATCGACCGCATCTATCCCGAGCTCGTAGGTCAGCCCAAGCTGCTCATCCCAGACATTCGCGGTGAGGCCAGCATCGTCTATGACGAAGGCGCCTGTTATCCGCACCACAACCTCTACTTCGTGACCTCAGCAAACTGGGATCTGCGCGCGCTCCAGGCCGTGCTGCTTTCGGGGATCGCGCGCCTGTTCATCTCCACCTACTCGACGAAGATGCGCGGCGGCTATTTGCGCTTCCAGGCGCAGTACCTCCGGCGCATCCGCATTCCGAACTGGAGCGACCTGTCGATGGAGCAACGCGCCGCCGTGATCGCGGCCGGCGCTTCCAAAGACCCCAAGCTTTGCAATAAGGCGGTCGCAGACATATACAACCTCAGCGAGGCTGAGAGCGCGCTGCTGTTTGACGTTGGGGTCTGA
- a CDS encoding PaeR7I family type II restriction endonuclease, with the protein MGLDLADYERKAQESVMAFWGNRDKAAQKQRETGKIDQGTRGSVTAGKNMDGFVSLIVDLVKANGLAHAEVHIKKAVVTLPGYFRPTKLWDLLVLQEGRLVAAVELKSQVGSFGNNFNNRTEEALGMAHDFWTAYREGAFGPHPRPFAGWLMLVEDAPEARKPVRDKSPHFPVDAAFQGASYLKRYDILCQRLAQEQLYTTAAVVTSPRSAATTGEYGGMSDMTSLKTFVTAFAGHIATEAARA; encoded by the coding sequence GTGGGACTTGATCTGGCCGACTACGAGCGTAAGGCGCAAGAGTCTGTGATGGCGTTCTGGGGCAACCGCGATAAGGCGGCCCAGAAGCAGCGCGAAACCGGCAAGATCGATCAAGGCACCCGTGGCAGCGTCACCGCGGGCAAAAACATGGATGGGTTTGTCTCGCTCATCGTCGACTTGGTGAAGGCCAATGGCTTGGCGCACGCAGAGGTCCATATCAAAAAGGCGGTCGTCACCCTGCCGGGCTATTTCCGGCCGACGAAGCTTTGGGATCTGCTTGTCCTGCAGGAGGGACGCCTGGTGGCGGCTGTCGAGTTGAAGAGCCAGGTCGGCTCGTTCGGCAACAACTTCAACAACCGAACCGAAGAAGCCTTGGGCATGGCCCACGACTTCTGGACCGCCTATCGCGAAGGCGCGTTTGGTCCGCATCCGCGGCCGTTTGCTGGATGGCTCATGCTGGTCGAAGACGCGCCCGAGGCGCGCAAGCCCGTGCGCGACAAATCTCCCCACTTCCCGGTGGACGCCGCCTTCCAGGGCGCCTCTTACCTGAAGCGCTATGACATCCTCTGCCAGCGACTCGCCCAGGAGCAGCTCTACACCACCGCTGCTGTCGTCACCTCGCCGCGCAGCGCCGCCACGACAGGCGAATATGGCGGCATGTCGGATATGACGAGCCTGAAGACCTTCGTGACGGCCTTCGCCGGCCACATCGCCACGGAAGCGGCTCGGGCTTAG
- a CDS encoding DUF3363 domain-containing protein, protein MDDHLLDFEIRPGRIRSDGRQAVGRGQRLSRLVAKPARTVSRSGGRGPAKRSGSPGKCSRIGRGQDAANAMKFRGGGAGYRRVVVKTRMAALKLGSQAAGAHLRYLVRDGVTRDGEPAKLYDRDGAYVDGAAFTARGAGDRRQFRFIVAPEDGADLSDMRAFTRDLMGQMERDLGTKLDWVAVDHFNTGHPHSHVVVRGKDEFGKDLIIAQDYLTQGLRHRAQELATLELGLQTKQEIARKREAQIIAERFTDIDRGLVADMTAARTVDMRLAAGEIRVDHDATLRQGRLRTLERMDLAEQVSPGVWRLSEDLESTLRGLGERGDIIRAMSRAVSRRGREANPEAFVIDAAGEPSTPKAGRVIDKRLTDELGDRVGLVVDGIDGRVRHVEVDGDTAADIRIGAIVETGVRPASRQADRTIAALAEDGVYRPSDHRERLISGEMKLAPGANADDLVEAHVRRLEALRRAGVVERWSEDAWSIPRDFATRAEAFEQGRRSQVRLLSAFDLESQIRSDGATWLDRRLVGGQAPEAAPQGFGGEVERALDRRREMLVRQGHATRGANGDWRARPDLLAKLERQEISRRGEAMSKDKGLPFRMPEPGEAVRGKLVDSVQMTSGKFAVIEGHMDFALVPWRPVMERYRGQEIIGTVEIGGNISWQLGRGRGLGI, encoded by the coding sequence ATGGACGACCACCTCTTGGATTTCGAGATCCGGCCGGGCCGCATCCGCAGCGACGGACGGCAAGCGGTGGGGCGTGGACAACGGCTCTCGCGCCTCGTCGCCAAGCCCGCACGGACGGTCTCGCGATCGGGCGGCCGAGGCCCGGCCAAACGCTCAGGCTCGCCCGGCAAATGTTCTCGGATCGGCAGAGGTCAGGACGCCGCCAACGCGATGAAGTTTCGCGGCGGCGGCGCCGGCTATCGCCGGGTCGTCGTCAAGACTCGAATGGCGGCGCTGAAACTCGGAAGCCAGGCCGCCGGGGCGCATCTGCGTTACCTCGTGCGCGATGGCGTCACCCGCGATGGCGAGCCCGCCAAGCTTTACGATCGTGATGGCGCATACGTTGACGGCGCGGCGTTCACCGCGCGCGGCGCCGGCGACCGTCGGCAGTTCCGGTTCATTGTCGCGCCCGAGGATGGCGCGGACCTTTCCGACATGCGCGCCTTTACCCGCGACCTCATGGGGCAGATGGAGCGAGACCTTGGGACTAAGCTCGATTGGGTGGCGGTGGATCACTTCAACACCGGTCACCCGCACAGCCATGTCGTGGTTCGGGGCAAGGACGAGTTCGGCAAGGACCTGATCATCGCCCAGGACTACCTGACCCAAGGCCTTCGTCACCGCGCCCAGGAACTGGCGACCTTGGAGCTTGGGCTCCAGACCAAGCAGGAGATCGCCCGCAAGCGCGAGGCGCAGATCATCGCCGAGCGCTTCACGGACATCGACCGCGGCCTCGTCGCCGACATGACCGCGGCGCGCACCGTCGACATGCGCCTGGCCGCCGGTGAGATCCGCGTCGATCACGACGCAACCTTGCGCCAAGGTCGGTTGAGAACCTTGGAACGCATGGACCTTGCCGAGCAGGTCTCTCCCGGCGTCTGGCGGCTCTCCGAGGATCTGGAGTCGACCTTGCGCGGCCTTGGCGAGCGCGGCGACATCATCCGCGCTATGAGCCGAGCGGTCAGCCGGCGCGGGCGCGAGGCCAACCCCGAGGCCTTCGTCATCGACGCTGCCGGCGAGCCCTCGACGCCCAAGGCCGGGCGGGTGATCGACAAGCGCCTGACCGACGAGTTGGGCGATCGGGTCGGCTTGGTGGTCGATGGGATCGATGGCCGGGTCCGACATGTCGAGGTCGATGGCGATACCGCCGCAGACATCAGGATCGGCGCTATCGTCGAGACCGGTGTCAGACCCGCCAGTCGGCAGGCGGACAGAACGATCGCCGCCCTCGCCGAGGATGGGGTCTATCGTCCTAGCGATCACCGTGAACGGCTGATCAGCGGTGAGATGAAGCTCGCGCCCGGCGCCAATGCCGACGATCTCGTCGAGGCCCATGTCCGCCGGTTGGAGGCGCTACGCCGAGCCGGCGTGGTCGAGCGCTGGAGCGAGGACGCCTGGAGCATCCCCAGGGACTTCGCGACCCGCGCCGAGGCCTTCGAACAGGGGCGGCGCTCGCAGGTGCGGCTGTTGTCGGCCTTCGACCTGGAGAGCCAGATCCGCAGCGATGGCGCCACCTGGTTGGATCGCCGGCTTGTCGGCGGGCAAGCGCCTGAGGCCGCGCCGCAGGGCTTTGGCGGCGAGGTCGAGCGCGCCTTGGATCGACGGCGCGAGATGCTTGTCCGGCAGGGTCACGCCACGCGCGGCGCCAATGGCGATTGGCGCGCTAGACCGGATTTACTCGCCAAGCTGGAGCGCCAGGAGATCAGCCGTCGCGGCGAAGCCATGTCCAAGGACAAAGGACTGCCGTTCCGAATGCCCGAGCCGGGCGAGGCCGTGCGCGGGAAGCTGGTCGATAGCGTGCAGATGACGTCAGGCAAGTTCGCGGTGATCGAAGGCCACATGGATTTCGCGCTCGTGCCGTGGCGGCCGGTCATGGAGCGATATCGGGGCCAGGAGATCATCGGCACGGTCGAGATAGGCGGGAACATCTCTTGGCAACTCGGGCGCGGCCGAGGCCTTGGCATCTAG
- a CDS encoding ribbon-helix-helix protein, CopG family, with product MKVETKVYLPADLAKALDQLSIRTRRPKSEIVRAALASFMSPDGAERTEAALLRRLDRMNKHMERLEREAQVGNEALAIFIRTWLGATPVVSAADEPATRALGQKRYGNFLQALNRRLSSGASLSDQAFEPGGLGLNGDEPASR from the coding sequence ATGAAGGTTGAGACCAAGGTCTATCTGCCGGCCGACCTCGCCAAGGCGCTTGATCAACTCTCGATTCGCACCCGCCGGCCAAAGTCGGAGATAGTGCGCGCGGCCCTGGCCTCGTTCATGTCGCCAGACGGCGCCGAGCGCACGGAGGCGGCGTTGCTGCGCCGCCTGGACCGGATGAACAAGCACATGGAGCGGCTGGAGCGCGAGGCCCAGGTCGGCAACGAGGCCTTGGCGATCTTCATCCGCACTTGGCTTGGCGCGACACCCGTTGTGTCGGCCGCCGATGAACCGGCGACGCGGGCGCTGGGCCAAAAGCGCTATGGCAACTTCCTCCAAGCCTTGAACCGCCGCCTCAGCAGCGGCGCCTCGCTCTCAGACCAAGCGTTCGAGCCGGGCGGCCTTGGCCTTAATGGCGACGAGCCCGCCAGCCGCTAG
- a CDS encoding DUF2840 domain-containing protein, with the protein MPDPASTTTTVELIWLKNRLQRWARFGRPADEIVHDRRRRAVTFAPGTVFALVHWEAGDYGTTLSRLWVLRAVEPGEPFYRVPFVSPGADVLLDLKTWVKVRAGLEAIDAIEALGINPERVCPDHWRHVGGRIAVAEPPSPYTQARHRAWLSRKRLGLIDEDAA; encoded by the coding sequence ATGCCTGATCCCGCTTCGACCACGACCACCGTTGAGCTGATCTGGCTCAAAAACCGTCTCCAGCGCTGGGCCCGCTTCGGCCGACCTGCTGACGAGATCGTCCACGATCGCCGTCGTCGCGCCGTCACTTTCGCTCCCGGCACCGTATTCGCCCTAGTCCATTGGGAAGCCGGCGACTACGGCACGACGCTCTCACGCCTTTGGGTCCTTCGCGCCGTCGAACCGGGCGAGCCCTTCTACCGCGTTCCGTTCGTCAGTCCCGGCGCCGATGTGCTTCTCGACCTGAAGACCTGGGTGAAGGTCCGCGCCGGCCTGGAAGCCATCGACGCCATCGAGGCGCTTGGCATCAACCCCGAGCGCGTCTGCCCCGATCATTGGCGCCATGTCGGCGGCCGGATCGCTGTCGCCGAGCCGCCATCGCCCTATACCCAAGCTCGTCATCGCGCCTGGCTGTCACGCAAGCGTCTCGGCTTGATCGACGAGGACGCCGCATGA
- a CDS encoding recombinase family protein: MTRVALYARYSDDKQSAASIEDQFRVCQIYADRQGWTPAGRYSDAAISGSTMILRPGVRSLLHEAMAGKFDVVLAEALDRLSRDQEDIAALFKRLRFAGVPIVTLSEGEISELHVGLKGTMNALFLKELSAKTHRGLRGRVEAGKASGNKCYGYGVVRAFDAAGKVTTGEREIIPEQAEVVRGIFRDYAAGKSPRQIALALNAAGVPAPRGRAWASQTIRGKSNGVHGILNNPLYVGRMVWNRARDLRDPDTGGVRRRANPESEWVHAEVPHLRIVDDALWEAAKARQEEFSRVYEQALTEGKRLLGAASAARRPLNLLSGLVACGVCGAAISRRGNGRMACLGHATGKGCTNNTTVVADRLEARVLLGLRERLLTPQIAAEAMRSFIEETNRLNHQRRANEAVDRQRLDKARKAYKGLMTMIEQGEYTPGMVCRLRELENEVAAIEATLAEAPRDVPDIHPNIAELYRRKVERLTEALADPDNRTEAAIALRGLIEKVVVTPTGRRGEHDVRLLGDLETILAWAEDRKALMQAPLRLSFRHGGAGVAVKDCEGSRKRKPPRQR; this comes from the coding sequence ATGACCCGCGTTGCGCTTTACGCCCGCTATTCCGACGACAAGCAGTCGGCGGCTTCGATCGAGGATCAGTTTCGGGTCTGCCAGATTTACGCCGACCGTCAGGGATGGACACCGGCCGGGCGCTATTCGGACGCGGCGATCTCCGGTTCGACGATGATCCTTCGTCCGGGGGTTCGCTCCCTGTTGCATGAGGCGATGGCCGGCAAGTTCGATGTGGTCTTGGCCGAGGCCTTGGACCGGCTCAGTCGCGATCAGGAAGACATCGCCGCGCTCTTCAAGCGGCTGCGGTTCGCGGGCGTGCCGATCGTCACCCTATCCGAGGGCGAGATCAGCGAGTTGCACGTCGGGCTGAAGGGCACGATGAACGCCCTCTTCCTCAAGGAGCTTTCGGCCAAGACCCATCGGGGGCTTCGCGGTCGGGTGGAGGCCGGCAAGGCCAGCGGCAACAAGTGCTACGGCTACGGCGTCGTTCGCGCCTTCGACGCCGCCGGCAAGGTGACCACCGGCGAGCGCGAGATCATCCCCGAGCAGGCCGAGGTGGTCCGGGGTATTTTCCGCGACTATGCGGCCGGCAAGAGTCCACGTCAGATCGCCTTAGCGCTCAATGCGGCCGGCGTTCCGGCGCCGCGAGGGCGCGCTTGGGCGTCACAGACCATTCGCGGCAAATCGAATGGCGTCCATGGCATCCTCAACAACCCCCTCTATGTCGGTCGGATGGTCTGGAACCGGGCCAGGGATCTTCGCGACCCAGACACGGGCGGCGTCAGGCGCCGGGCCAATCCAGAGAGCGAATGGGTTCACGCCGAAGTGCCGCACCTGCGGATCGTCGATGACGCCCTATGGGAAGCCGCCAAGGCCCGTCAGGAGGAGTTCTCCCGCGTCTACGAGCAGGCGCTCACCGAGGGCAAGCGCCTGCTGGGCGCGGCGTCGGCGGCGCGGCGTCCATTGAACCTGCTGTCGGGCCTTGTGGCCTGTGGCGTCTGTGGAGCGGCGATCAGTCGTCGGGGCAATGGCCGCATGGCCTGCCTCGGCCACGCCACCGGCAAGGGCTGCACGAACAACACCACGGTCGTCGCCGACCGGCTGGAGGCGCGTGTTCTCTTGGGTCTCCGAGAACGGTTGCTGACGCCGCAGATCGCGGCCGAGGCGATGCGGTCATTTATCGAGGAGACCAACCGGCTCAACCATCAGCGCCGGGCGAACGAGGCGGTTGACCGTCAGCGATTGGACAAGGCTCGTAAGGCGTACAAGGGCCTCATGACCATGATCGAGCAAGGCGAGTACACGCCGGGGATGGTCTGTCGTCTTCGCGAGTTGGAGAACGAGGTCGCCGCCATTGAGGCGACCTTGGCCGAGGCCCCTCGCGATGTTCCCGACATACACCCCAACATCGCCGAGCTATACCGGCGCAAGGTCGAGCGGTTGACTGAAGCGCTCGCCGACCCCGACAATCGCACCGAGGCGGCGATAGCCCTACGGGGCTTGATCGAGAAGGTCGTGGTTACGCCAACCGGCCGGCGCGGCGAGCATGATGTTCGGTTGCTCGGGGATCTCGAAACGATCCTGGCTTGGGCCGAGGACCGTAAGGCCCTCATGCAAGCCCCGCTGAGGTTATCCTTTCGCCACGGAGGCGCAGGCGTAGCGGTGAAGGACTGTGAGGGGTCGCGCAAACGCAAACCGCCGCGACAGCGGTGA
- the carB gene encoding carbamoyl-phosphate synthase large subunit has translation MPKRTDISSILIIGAGPIVIGQACEFDYSGVQACKALRAEGYRIILVNSNPATIMTDPDVADATYIEPITPEMVAKIIEKERPDALLPTMGGQTALNTALALEEQGVLAKFGVEMIGAKAEVIDKAEDRQKFRDAMDKLGLESPRSRACHTLDEAMEGLEFVGLPAIIRPSFTLAGTGGGIAYNVEEFKEIVERGLDLSPTTEVLVEESVLGWKEYEMEVVRDKADNCIIVCSIENIDPMGVHTGDSITVAPALTLTDKEYQWMRAASIAVLREIGVETGGSNVQFAVNPADGRMVVIEMNPRVSRSSALASKATGFPIAKVAARLAVGYTLDELKNDITGGATPASFEPSIDYVVTKIPRFAFEKYPGSEPLLTTAMKSVGEVMAIGRTFKESVQKALRGLETGLSGFDEVEIAGADDPDNGKAAVIRALGTPTPDRLRVIAQAFRHGLTVDEVNAACSYEPWFLRQIAEIVRQEGWVKAGGLPQTAQGFRELKAQGFSDARLAKLTGSTEKAVRAARQALNVRPVFKRIDSCAGEFLASTPYMYSTYEFGALGQIPECESDPSAAKKAVILGGGPNRIGQGIEFDYCCCHAAFALDQIGVESIMVNCNPETVSTDYDTSDRLYFEPLTAEDVLELLHVEMSKGTLAGVIVQFGGQTPLKLAHALEEAGVPILGTSPDAIDLAEDRERFQQLLNGLNIAQPENAIARSWDEARAEGDKIGFPFVMRPSYVLGGRGMEIIRDHEAMERYIAGAGEISLEHPILLDHYLSRATEVDVDALCDGKDVFVAGVLEHIEEAGVHSGDSACSMPPFSLKAETVEELKRQTVQMALALNVRGLMNVQFAIEEPHSDNPRIYVLEVNPRASRTVPFVAKTIGQPVAAIAAKIMAGESLASFGLKDVPYDHIAVKEAVFPFARFAGVDTVLGPEMRSTGEVMGLDWKREGEADMAPAFARAFAKSQLGGGVKLPTKGAAFVSVKESDKPWIVEPVKLLQAAGFKVLSTEGTQAYLAAQGVQVEHVKKVLEGRPHIVDVMKNGGVQLVFNTTEGKQALEDSFEIRRTALMMKVPYYTTSAGALAAAQAIAGAPAEALDVRPLQSYAAE, from the coding sequence ATGCCCAAGAGAACAGACATCTCCTCGATCCTGATCATCGGCGCGGGGCCGATCGTCATCGGTCAGGCCTGCGAGTTCGACTATTCGGGCGTCCAGGCCTGTAAGGCGCTGCGCGCCGAGGGCTACCGGATCATCCTGGTCAACTCCAACCCCGCCACGATCATGACCGATCCGGACGTGGCGGACGCGACCTATATCGAGCCGATCACGCCGGAGATGGTCGCCAAGATCATCGAGAAGGAGCGCCCCGACGCGCTGCTGCCGACCATGGGCGGCCAGACGGCTCTGAACACGGCCCTGGCCCTGGAAGAGCAGGGCGTGCTGGCCAAGTTCGGCGTCGAGATGATCGGCGCCAAGGCCGAGGTGATCGACAAGGCCGAGGACCGCCAGAAGTTCCGCGACGCGATGGACAAGCTGGGCCTCGAGAGCCCGCGCTCGCGCGCCTGCCACACCCTGGACGAGGCCATGGAAGGCCTGGAGTTCGTCGGCCTGCCGGCGATCATCCGCCCGTCCTTCACCCTGGCCGGCACCGGCGGCGGCATCGCCTACAATGTCGAGGAGTTCAAGGAGATCGTCGAGCGCGGCCTCGACCTGTCGCCGACCACCGAGGTGCTGGTCGAGGAGAGCGTTCTCGGCTGGAAGGAGTACGAGATGGAGGTCGTCCGCGACAAGGCGGACAACTGCATCATCGTCTGCTCGATCGAGAACATCGACCCGATGGGCGTCCACACCGGCGACTCGATCACCGTCGCCCCGGCCCTGACCCTGACGGACAAGGAATACCAGTGGATGCGCGCGGCCTCGATCGCCGTGCTGCGCGAAATCGGCGTGGAGACCGGCGGCTCGAACGTGCAGTTCGCCGTCAATCCGGCCGACGGCCGCATGGTCGTCATCGAGATGAACCCGCGCGTCTCGCGTTCGTCGGCCCTGGCGTCCAAGGCCACCGGCTTCCCGATCGCCAAGGTCGCCGCGCGCCTGGCCGTCGGCTACACCCTGGACGAGCTGAAGAACGACATCACCGGCGGCGCGACCCCGGCCTCGTTCGAGCCCAGCATCGACTACGTCGTCACCAAGATCCCGCGCTTCGCCTTCGAGAAGTATCCGGGCTCGGAGCCCCTGCTGACCACGGCCATGAAGTCGGTCGGCGAGGTCATGGCCATCGGCCGCACCTTCAAGGAAAGCGTCCAGAAGGCCCTGCGCGGTCTGGAGACCGGCCTGTCGGGCTTCGACGAGGTCGAGATCGCCGGCGCCGATGATCCCGACAACGGCAAGGCCGCGGTGATCCGGGCTCTTGGCACGCCCACGCCCGACCGCCTGCGCGTCATCGCCCAGGCCTTCCGCCACGGCCTGACCGTGGACGAGGTCAACGCCGCCTGTTCGTATGAGCCCTGGTTCCTGCGCCAGATCGCCGAGATCGTCCGCCAGGAAGGCTGGGTGAAGGCCGGTGGCCTGCCGCAGACCGCCCAAGGCTTCCGCGAGCTGAAGGCGCAAGGCTTCTCGGACGCCCGCCTGGCCAAGCTGACCGGTTCCACCGAAAAGGCCGTGCGCGCCGCGCGTCAGGCCCTGAATGTGCGCCCGGTGTTCAAGCGCATCGACAGCTGCGCCGGCGAGTTCCTGGCCTCCACGCCCTATATGTACTCGACCTACGAGTTCGGGGCTCTGGGCCAGATCCCCGAGTGCGAGAGCGACCCGTCGGCCGCCAAGAAGGCGGTGATCCTGGGCGGTGGTCCCAACCGGATCGGCCAGGGCATCGAGTTCGACTACTGCTGCTGCCACGCGGCGTTCGCGCTGGACCAGATCGGCGTGGAGTCGATCATGGTCAACTGCAACCCCGAGACCGTCTCGACCGACTACGACACCTCCGACCGCCTGTACTTCGAGCCGCTGACGGCCGAGGACGTGCTGGAGCTGCTGCACGTTGAAATGAGCAAGGGCACGTTGGCCGGCGTCATCGTCCAGTTCGGCGGCCAGACCCCGCTGAAGTTGGCCCACGCTCTGGAAGAGGCCGGCGTGCCGATCCTGGGCACCAGCCCCGACGCCATCGACCTGGCCGAGGACCGCGAGCGCTTCCAGCAACTGCTGAACGGTCTCAACATCGCCCAGCCGGAAAACGCCATCGCCCGCAGCTGGGACGAGGCGCGCGCCGAGGGCGACAAGATCGGCTTCCCGTTCGTGATGCGTCCGTCCTACGTGCTGGGCGGCCGGGGCATGGAGATCATCCGTGATCACGAAGCCATGGAGCGCTACATCGCCGGGGCCGGCGAGATCTCGCTCGAGCACCCGATCCTCTTGGATCACTATCTGAGCCGCGCCACGGAAGTGGATGTCGACGCCCTGTGCGACGGCAAGGACGTGTTCGTGGCCGGCGTGCTGGAGCACATCGAGGAAGCCGGCGTCCACTCGGGTGACAGCGCCTGCTCGATGCCGCCCTTCTCGCTGAAGGCCGAAACCGTCGAGGAGCTGAAGCGCCAGACGGTGCAGATGGCTCTGGCTTTGAACGTCCGCGGCCTGATGAACGTGCAGTTCGCCATCGAGGAGCCGCACAGCGACAACCCGCGTATCTATGTGCTGGAAGTGAACCCGCGCGCCTCGCGCACCGTGCCGTTCGTGGCCAAGACGATCGGGCAGCCGGTGGCCGCCATCGCGGCCAAGATCATGGCCGGCGAGAGCCTGGCCAGCTTTGGCCTGAAGGACGTTCCCTACGACCACATCGCGGTCAAGGAAGCGGTGTTCCCGTTCGCCCGCTTCGCCGGCGTCGACACGGTGCTGGGCCCGGAAATGCGCTCGACCGGCGAGGTCATGGGCCTGGACTGGAAGCGTGAGGGCGAGGCCGACATGGCCCCCGCCTTCGCCCGCGCCTTCGCCAAGAGCCAGCTGGGCGGCGGCGTCAAGCTGCCGACCAAGGGCGCGGCCTTCGTCTCGGTCAAGGAAAGCGACAAGCCCTGGATCGTGGAGCCGGTGAAGCTGTTGCAGGCGGCCGGCTTCAAGGTGCTATCGACCGAGGGCACCCAGGCCTATCTGGCCGCTCAGGGCGTCCAGGTCGAGCATGTGAAGAAGGTGCTGGAAGGCCGTCCGCACATCGTCGACGTGATGAAGAACGGCGGCGTGCAGCTGGTGTTCAACACCACCGAAGGCAAGCAGGCCCTGGAAGACAGCTTCGAGATCCGCCGCACGGCCCTGATGATGAAGGTGCCGTACTACACGACCTCGGCCGGCGCCCTGGCCGCCGCCCAAGCCATCGCCGGCGCCCCCGCCGAAGCCCTGGACGTTCGTCCGCTGCAAAGCTACGCGGCGGAGTAG